Genomic window (Temnothorax longispinosus isolate EJ_2023e chromosome 3, Tlon_JGU_v1, whole genome shotgun sequence):
AGCCGGCGAGTTCTCTTTCGCCAAACGGAATACATCACGCACCATTCTTGGTCCCTCAcccaaatatttttgtacaaattcaGAACCCACTACGCGAATGAAGGCAGCTAGAAGAtggaaaatgaagaaagatcAGAAGAACGTTCATGTTTTATGCCATGCAACtagattagatattttttatgagattTCTCTAGTACCAGTGGTATGTCTAGCAACAGCTTTTGCTAACATAGTTTTTCCACAACCAGGTGGTCCATACATAAGTACACCTCGCGGTGGATCGATGCCAATCTgcttatataattcaaaatgagTAAGAGGTAACTCCACTGCCTCTCTGATCTCTTGCTTCTGCATATCCATTCCACCTATATCGCTATACTGGATATCTGGTTTCTCATCTGTAATATATTGCAAATGCATTACACTTTCATATTTACAATCCctttgttttgttttaatttaatctcaaaatgtaatatttatatttagaaaaccAAGAAAAGAATCGAGTAAGgcattaagaaaaaatgccGCGTACCGTGCATAAAGACatcgataaaaaagaaagatattaaataaatgaaatcatATGCACGTAGTAGATCTAGCATTTCGATTTCGATTTAGATCCTGATCAaatgttgattttattatctccTTTTCTTGACTCACATTTCTTTTCTGATTAAATGTCTCAGAACctatatattgtgtataaaCTTAAAAGACTTGAAATTATTACCTGCTTGTAACATAGAAATGCTAGAGTCAGCTTCTGGTGGCAGCACATCTACTAAAGCATTGCTATGCTTGTGAAGCGCTACACTAGCGGAAGGCTTCAAGAGTTCCCTGTCTATGGTAGACAAAATCCGTACATAATAATTTGAGCCTGTTGTAGAACCCACTATACCAGTGTTCTGATCAACAGCTTCTAAGAATTGCCCAATAACTAAAGGAACACTCTGGATACGTTTAACTTCCTCTTGAGCATgcaaatattctttcttcaGATTACGTTGTTCATCTTTGATATATTCTTCTTGTACCTCCAGAAATTCCAGCATTCTCTGTAGTTTCTACTCAAAAAATTAcaacatatttataacatgcattcttttatacatgtatatatgtacacatatatatttgtaaaaacatttaatgtGCAAAGTATTATATGAACTTTATTGTCAAAAATATTgctacaaaataatttaattgacaaaaaatgacatttagGGCCAATTTCTTCACCGTTGGATAACTCTATCCTTCGATTAACctcactcttcatctctttctaactgtccccttagaaaaagatgaagagTGAGGTTAACCGAAGGATAGAGTTATCCGACGGTGAAGAAATTGGTCATtagataatcaaataaaatatacagggaatataattgtttttcttataattattctagatatattttgaacatatatgacaatatacaacgtatattacgtaatatattataaaaacttaCGCTACCTTATATTTGGTGTAAAGATCTTCAACGTCCAGCTCATCTCCAGCTCCTGTATAATGACCAGCAGCTGGCTTGCAATCAATTTCACCTACatcctaaaaatataatacaaaacaattttacacGAGTATGTGTCTGATTGTGAGTATGCtgtacgtgtgcgtgtgcgaattgtatattgtatacaaattttatgattatttaaaattatcagtCGTAATCTCATCAAAAGGCGTATAGTATAATTGCATAGTTTTATGTAAAAGGGGGGTTACCGTCATTTTTCAGTCAGACGTGCAGATGCGGCTAATATAACTGAAGCATAAACATACCTTATCGGGCAAAATAATGCCCAGTTCTTCCATTATAGTCTGAGAAGACTGTACGAGTTAATTTAGTCGAATATCAAATGCGTCGACTCCAACGATTTATAACAAACGGTTCTATATAAATGGTTCTAAAGAGCACTGAGACTGGACTGAATGACTTTAGATCTTTGAGCATTCGTCACAAACCATGAACAACCAGCTCCAAGATGTGTCAGATGCATCGGAGCACAACCGCTCactaggctgcgttcggaaacttTATGGTGAGTTTTTATGGGCAGTGAAATGCTGCAACAGCgagcaaaaaaattgattggtctatttccttatgcacatgtatatgaaCCACGCAATTTTCTTAAGCGGGGActgcggggagcacacacttctgcacaacgcataatgcgtaagcataagaaaattgattggtctatttccttatgcacatgtgttgtgcagaagtgtgtgctccccgcttaaggccttcacacataaaatgccgtaaggacgtaaaacgtaagcgtaagaaaatcgatcaatcccaatcaagtattttccCCTACTGGGGTTACGGTCAgcacaatacttgattgggattggtcgattttcttacgcttacgttttacgtccttatgcgattttatgtgtgaaggcctttagagccaccgcacaagactctcgtatggtcacgtagcgtaacataacgtgagccaacgcacaagaaacgtattggttacggccgttacgacgttatacgtttcttgtgcgttgatctacgttacgttaccatacgagagcttgtgcggaggctctaaccgatacgtttcttgtgcgttgattcacgttacgttacgctacgtgaccatacgagagtcttgtgcggtggctcttaaggccattgcacgtaacaaagatttagccataatcgtaaggccgtaagaaaataaaccaatcacagtcgattattctcctcgcgctCAAAGAATAATcaagtgtgattggtctattttcttacggccttacgattaaaactaaaactttgttacgtgcaatggccttaactatgaataccggcctatgactaatgctaggtctacaatgcgagtcgcaaagtcgtgagtcgtaagaattgaccaatcacagtcgattattcttctcaaattcgattgtgattggtcaattcttacgactcacgactttacgactcgcattgtagacctagcataatgcggggtctacaatgcgagtcgcaaagtcgtgaaTCGCAAGAAGCCTAGTCGTACGCTTGCATATAAGTCTGTATGACTAAGCTTCGTATTACGTACATTACTGTTTTGTGTGcttatacttaataaattacGATATATGACGTTTCAAAGACATTAATGCCAATCCTTCAAGAATGCAAAAAGTTGAaaacttatttgaattttaaatatttgtaaaagtacactaaaaaaaaaccgtttgCACACCTaacatacataattatacatatactctTGTTTTATGTATGGATCATACTtcaaaaatgatataaatgcataatactctataaatatattacaatattgaaaaaaatggatttaataatcaaaacaGTACACATTTTATGACAAGACTATAGTCACTACTAGCAGTCATAGTTGCTATATAACAATATAGTTGCTACATTACATACAGATATTGTCCAACTACGATACTATCTTATCAAAATCTCAATCTTCTTCACCTTGGACTGCCTTTAAATTACCAAATACCTGTGATGGTATAGTCTGTTTCTCGATCGGCACGTCTGAAAATGAGTATTAgtgaaacattaataaaaagtcagtttgtaatatgtttattatatttctgccgtagtaaattttaacaaaacattACTATAGATTAGTTTATAGGACctaacgtaataaaataattaataaactaacagtttttgcatttcttttttatgttatgaCCGACAGATAATTCAATGTAAACAGCGCGCATTTTCATCCTATGTAATTAAACAGATCTTTTGTGATTACCCATATCTGTTGCAAAATGTATAAACGAAAGCGCAAAGGATTACCCTActtgacattttaatttaaggaaaatttatgaaaatacaaCGCAACGAAAGCGCGTTCCAACTGTTGTTGAGAAAGACAGAAAAGATAGCTTATACATGTTTGTATATAaggaaattgaattttgaaGCTACTTGTAAATGTATTGTAGTACCTTCCTCTATTTCTGCATCGTTATCATTTTCATCATCTATGTCGATATCAATCTCATCTGGATTATTCACATGAGATTCTGATTTACCATCCTTTTCTGTTACGCCACGTACAAATTTGATGCCTTCTTTAATATCAGCGGCCTTGTCTGTAATTCAAGATTGTTCAGAATTGTTCGATATTTGTAAAAGAGACGAAAGTGggatttaatttctattaccTGTACTTGATGTAATTTTACTGTCTAATAAACGCATAGCATCCATTGGAACATCCGATACTTGATTAGATGCGTTATTCAACATTTGTGCCGACATCATGTTTACTTGAGTGTTATACATAGCTTGTACGCTACGCTTGATTCGAAGCATTTCACGCATTGTATCCTCATTTCCATGCCTGACTtcaaattctttccaaatttGCCAAAAATTTGAAGTAacctgcaaaattttaattagatccgtgaaaaatgaataataataacgctGTTTTCAAATGTATTACAATGAGCACAATATCATACTCTCGGGTCACATATTTGGCTACAATGCGCATATATCGCTCTTGCTCTATCTACTTCTCCTAATTTGGTCTCCATTTCAGCGAATCGTAAACACATTTCTCTTGTGTTCTCATCGTTCAATACTTCTATAGCCTTTTCATATATTTGCCGAGTTTTCGGCACACCATATATGTCGGCAGCtttctttatgtatatattgaacATCTGCaaattaagaaattgattttcaACTCTGAAGCTTATACTCAGAttctttaacaatattatgtaGTTTACATCATACAAACTGGAAAGTATtgtatttcacattttaattaaaaaaaaataaaaaaaataaaaaaatatatatacaaatatctttttgtaaataaaaattttgaaattatacgtAAACTATTAgtagcaagaaaaaaaatgtatcggTGAAAAGACATTACGTCAAATCTTTCTTCTGGGAGGACAGCATTTGTCGCACGTTCATACACTGACATGGCATGTCTCGCTAAGCCATGTTCTTCTTCTAGCTTTGCGTACAACAAATATAAGGctgcaataaataaagattatttaatctttcttaCTGCATAATGTGTAAATTAGTAAGATAATATGTAAGACAAGTTGTATACCTTTGGCATACTTTGGTGGACAATGTTCTAAGCATTGCTCAAACAAATCTCTGGTACGTTCTAGTTTCGTCCCACcgtaacgttttaaaaattttgtgagATATGTGTTCCAAATGTCATAAACATTAGGCCATTTAAACAACGCAATACCTTTTTCATATgcctaaaaaataaatattggaaaatGCTATTAAATTACCAGATAAACATATGTgtaattaatgagaaatattcAACATACCCTAAATGCTTCCtcaaagtaattattttcttccaaaAACAGTgcataattgataataatttgagGAGTTGCGATTTTCAAGTCGATTATTTTGTCGTACACTGCTTTACAGGTctgttataataaacattaaattaaaaatatcgactttataacataaataaaaaaattaacaatacaaTAACATATAAGTTGAatagcataaaaatatacctTAAATGTTCCGAAACTTTCTTCCAAGTCTGCATACATAGACCATACTTTTAAAGATTTGTATAATCTCATTTGTACTGTTTCCGCTTCGTCATGGTATGCCACTTTTCTAGCTGGCATTGTAGTGGCACGATGCATGAGTTTTAAAGCTTCTTTGCAGTTCCTACGACaacaatacatatatcaatatatatatgtatatagggTGAATATacagtgtgtgtgtgtgtgtgtgtgtgtgtgggatattttatttgacttCAATCATATTTCTTGTccaatttagaaaataataaattttcgtagCTTCCGATTATCTGTATATAACAAATGTGATAAAGATTGAGAAAGTAAACCAATCCTACCCGTGTCTAATTTCCATTTCTGCCCACTCACACCATACTGAGGCAAGATCGTCTACCTTGGTGTATGGAACATGAGTTGCCTTTTCAAATACTACTCTAGCATCCTCTATTTGTCCATTTTCCTCATAAAATTTGCCAAACGCAACCCACAATGTGTGCAATTTACCAACTGCCAATTGTGGTTGCACTGTCTGCACCGCTTCCgtgtatgtattaattatctaCAGAAAAACATATCAATGGAATTTATTCCAAAACAGAGATTCATAACATTTATGAAGTTTCTATATCCTTTTACCTCATGTGGTTGCCCTTCGTAAAGTTTTACTCTTTTATGCCATTCCGCTACATTGTGTGGATTTTGTCGTAATAATACAGAATTGAGCAACAATAGTCTCCTTTCCATGAGATGTTCCAATCGTGCCAGTCTCAACTCTAACTTAATGTCATCTGATGCAAAAaagatagaataataaattaagacactaatataaaaacatttattagtttaaattaatgtatatcaGCTACCTTCTTCAGTAGGATTTCTCGCTGCTTCTTCTATGAGCTTCTTAAGACTAAGTTCCTCAAATTGTGCATAAGCATCGAAAACTTGTGTAAAATCTCTAACGGTGGTAACAGTCTGTATAGCTTCTTCGTAGATATCCCTCGCCTAAATAACATTATGTactttcatacatatatacatatatataacacacatatgtgtgtgtgtgtgtgtgtgagtgcgtattcctttttatataaaaaacaaagcCAGTAATACCCTTTCGAAGAGACCACTTCGGACATAATAATCTGCCAATGAATTCCATAGAGGTCCCAACTGATCTGTATAACGTCTTAAACCGCCTCTAATAATAGCATCTACATTCAAAGACTTTATCTTGGAAggattttttgatattaaatcgCATAATTCATTCCATAGTTGATGATTAGATTTCCCATGCTTCGATACAAAATCGTCCTGGTTGACAATCTGCGCAAGTTTTACAGCAGCTTCATCGAGTCTTTCAATCGATatcaaatattctatatattcttcCGTATCTTCCGGTGCTAGCTACATgtatgaaacaaaaaaaatatgcataaagcATTTTTGCTGGAAAAAAATTCTGTCAAATCTTAGACcaagattttttatatcaattaaaaatgtcaagGACAATATAAGCAGTATATAGACATATTATTTACGTTATTATCACATACCTTTAAATATCTCCTAAAGACTCTAACAGCAGTTTCATAAACATtgtgtttctttaaaaaatgaatatataatgGCCATATACGATGATGCTGTGTGATAGGAAGTGCTCTAAGAGATCGATCAAACACTTGACGCGTTCGTGTTATGTAACATTCTTCAGTCATTAGCGTGCAATAATCCATCCATATGCGTGGCATTTTATGCATAAATACTAAAGCACGTTCAAATGCATTATTAACATCTTCGTACAATGGATCTGTTATACATCGACCTTTTAATTGACTCACACGTTGTCGGAGATAATTATACCACAGCTTGTAACtgtatcaatataatatacgatATTTAAAGCCTCTGATACAAATGTGTACAAGtagttgtaaaaatatatataaaagaatagtTTTACCTGCCCGGAAGTTCTTTCAATGCTCGTTCATATACCACATTTAAATTCTTactgtttgtatttttaagaTGATCGATATAACGTTGCCAATGTTTCACTGAATATGgatttcgtaaaatttcttcttcgTATGGTAAATCCTCCTCGCTCtgtttaataacaattataatatcatatcgatatattatcagtcacaaatttatatacatgtatgtaaagtgcttttataaattacacaaGATACTCACAAAGGCATATAAATTTCCTTCATCATCCTCACGTTGCAACATCCTtaagaatgttttattattgttacacgGCAGAGCTATATATACAACTAGCAACTGCACACCCGCAACAATCTAAACTAAATGGAATCTTCTATCTTCAGAAAAAAGGAGTTCCAGGCTCCAGGCTCCAGGCTCCAGGCTTCAGGCTCCAGGTTCCAGGTTCCAGATTTCAGGTTAGGACGCCAGGacggttaggttaggttaggccGAAGACAAGGCATTTTACACTACACTCTACAGATTGCGGGCTCGATTGCGATTGGGGTTACCTGTTGATGGCTGCGCCGCTGCGGATTTACCAATCAGAGCAAAACAGCTGTACTCTAATTGGTCAACCGGTAATCCCATGGACGTATGAATGGGCGCGTTCAGGAGACCAAGCCgctgagtagcagtcgaacgtgattggctctaaCTTTTAGAACCAGCCAATGAACGCatagtgttgataagacgaactcaacagttgtgtctgctgaacgcggccaataTGATACGGTAACAGCCAAAACGCGGGCATCAGTCATCCTTCTCTGTCAGAACCGATAGGTCGATGGTCGATGGTTGATGGCAGGCAGGTTTCATGTATGTGTAAACACGTGGTGGTCTTAATAAATGTTACAGttgttcaaattttttaaaaaatgccagccaaaataaaaaataaaatacttatatatgaGGGCAGCAATTATCTGAGGTATCGCTTACTGCTGTCCACATTATCCGGAAAGgcagtaaaaattataaatattaggaCGAAGAATGACGATCCTGGTCTTAAAGGttagcaatatttattaaatatataaatcaatgttTTCATTTTGACTGTACATCtgtgtgattaaaataatatataaataatcgaagAACAAAAATGACTAACGTTATCAGTAATTctttaagtattaattttatttcctgattttgcaaaaatgtcAAGTACAAGTGttattcttcaaaattataacaaacaaaagttaataatattttgttgttGAGTGCAATTTTCAgttaaattctataaaataatatctattaaaccaaaaaagttattcttttaattgctATATCTCAATATCATATGCAGCAATATTTACCATTAATTACTGTTAATTACAAACATACACACAttcacttttttaaaatatataactattatatcaattgatttttttaacagagTATGAAATTAGTTTTATCCATCTATTGGATAAGATGACTAATGGTACAAAAATTGAGTTGAATGAAACTGGTAccagtatatattataatcctGGTTTATTAAATGGTGGTGAACTAGAACATGACTGTAGCTTACAAAGAGGTATCGGTTATTATTTGGAAGCAGTTATGATACTGGCaccattttgtaaaaatcctATTGATTTGAAGCTCAGAGGAGTGACCAATAATACCATAGGTATCAGACAATATAgtaacgatatatatttattttattaaaagtcaGTAATTAACATGATTTACATCATTTAAGATCCGTCAGTGGACAGAATTCAAACCGCTGGTATACCAATACTGAAAAGATTTCTAGCAGGCGACAATGAAATTGTACTAACTATTCGCAAGAGAGGAGTAGCACCTTTAGGAGGTGGAGAAGTACAATTTAAATGTCCTATTAGCCGTAATCTTAAAACGATTCAGGTActcaaatattttctactCACCTACACACGCACATGCACGCAGAATCATTTTGCAacgttctatttttttttcagttggAAGATAGTGGAATGGTAAAACGTATTAGAGGTACTGCATGTAGCATAAGGGTTTCTCCAGCAATCGCTAATCGTATTGTTGAATCAGCAAAAAGTGTTCTTCTCAAGTTTTTACCAgacgtatatatttatgcagaCCATTGTAAAAAATCAACTAGTGGAAAATCCCCAGGTAGATGATGTATATTCAGTATATTTAtcgaaatgtattattataatttttaatcattgtaTTGCATTAACTTTTGTTACTTGTGATTTGTTACATGTCAGGTTTTGGAATCACCCTGACAGCGGAAACTACTAAAGAAGTATTTTTTAGTGGGCAAGCATTTTCCCCGTTAATGACGACAGGTTCATTGCCATGTGTACCTGAAGATCTTGGCAAAGAAGCTGCAATGAAACTTCTGGATGAAATTTTTAGGTAAAAAAGATTTGTATTTTCCTTAACACTtgttaatacataaaaagcgcgcgcacgcacacactctctctttttctctatttaaactcttttaattttatcgatttgtAGGAATGGATGTATAGATTCTGCTTTTCAAAGTATGACTGCTGCATTTATGGCTCTtggtaaaaaagatatttgtaaaGTTATAATAGGACCATTAACTCCAGCAATGTGAGTACTGctataaagtaattttcttcatttatacaaaaatttataaagaaaagaaacgtgGTTGTGTTACACTTGAGTTGTTTTCAGGATACAATTTCTACGCGATTTACGAGACTTCTTTGGAGTTACCTTTAAGATAGAACAGATCAAGGAAGGAGAAGATGAAACACAAGTACGTTTAACTTGTTTAGGTATAGGTTATACTAATATAAGTAAACGAACTATGTAATACTGTAAGTATTGTTATTgcaaatagaattatattaaatataatacttttataccTTTAATAACAATGGGAGAGGggagaagggagagaaagagaaagatttttatataaagaggTTTATGTGCCTAGAAAAATGTGTCGCGTCTATACAATAACTTCACAAtgcaaatttttgcaaatgcaTCGGTTTACGTGGCCAATTGTGAAATGATTCATGTTTCAATTGTTTCCATTcgttttgataaattattgacCATTGTTTCCAATCGTAATATGTAATCTTTTTTGGATGTCTTATTTCGCTGTAGTAATTCTGATATTTGtccaaaatttgcaaaaagcTTCGCAAAAGCATTCGTCTAGTTACGAGTAAATTCTTGccttttctcttctttgtGATCCCTTGTTTTCTGCCTGCAACTGCCATTTCTAGTGCACTGTAcacaaagatttaaattttatacattatataaaaataatcggtCGATGTAAATTgcgatatatattacaaatattatcaaTACCTGTCTCTCACGGCACACCATATAATGCTTACTGGGCAAGGATATGATCTTTGTTGTCCTTTCTTGTGCACAAAAGCAATTTTTGCTTGCAAAATCTTAGGTCTGACCAACTTGTTGTTAAATCTCT
Coding sequences:
- the Rpt3 gene encoding 26S proteasome regulatory subunit 6B; translated protein: MEELGIILPDKDVGEIDCKPAAGHYTGAGDELDVEDLYTKYKKLQRMLEFLEVQEEYIKDEQRNLKKEYLHAQEEVKRIQSVPLVIGQFLEAVDQNTGIVGSTTGSNYYVRILSTIDRELLKPSASVALHKHSNALVDVLPPEADSSISMLQADEKPDIQYSDIGGMDMQKQEIREAVELPLTHFELYKQIGIDPPRGVLMYGPPGCGKTMLAKAVARHTTAAFIRVVGSEFVQKYLGEGPRMVRDVFRLAKENSPAIIFVDEIDAIATKRFDAQTGADREVQRILLELLNQMDGFDQTTNVKVIMATNRADTLDPALLRPGRLDRKIEFPLPDRRQKRLIFSTITAKMNLSEEVDLEDYVARPDRISGADINAICQEAGMHAVRENRYIVLAKDFEKGYKNNIKKDESEHEFYK
- the Fand gene encoding pre-mRNA-splicing factor syf1 homolog isoform X1; the protein is MLQREDDEGNLYAFSEEDLPYEEEILRNPYSVKHWQRYIDHLKNTNSKNLNVVYERALKELPGSYKLWYNYLRQRVSQLKGRCITDPLYEDVNNAFERALVFMHKMPRIWMDYCTLMTEECYITRTRQVFDRSLRALPITQHHRIWPLYIHFLKKHNVYETAVRVFRRYLKLAPEDTEEYIEYLISIERLDEAAVKLAQIVNQDDFVSKHGKSNHQLWNELCDLISKNPSKIKSLNVDAIIRGGLRRYTDQLGPLWNSLADYYVRSGLFERARDIYEEAIQTVTTVRDFTQVFDAYAQFEELSLKKLIEEAARNPTEEDDIKLELRLARLEHLMERRLLLLNSVLLRQNPHNVAEWHKRVKLYEGQPHEIINTYTEAVQTVQPQLAVGKLHTLWVAFGKFYEENGQIEDARVVFEKATHVPYTKVDDLASVWCEWAEMEIRHGNCKEALKLMHRATTMPARKVAYHDEAETVQMRLYKSLKVWSMYADLEESFGTFKTCKAVYDKIIDLKIATPQIIINYALFLEENNYFEEAFRAYEKGIALFKWPNVYDIWNTYLTKFLKRYGGTKLERTRDLFEQCLEHCPPKYAKALYLLYAKLEEEHGLARHAMSVYERATNAVLPEERFDMFNIYIKKAADIYGVPKTRQIYEKAIEVLNDENTREMCLRFAEMETKLGEVDRARAIYAHCSQICDPRVTSNFWQIWKEFEVRHGNEDTMREMLRIKRSVQAMYNTQVNMMSAQMLNNASNQVSDVPMDAMRLLDSKITSSTDKAADIKEGIKFVRGVTEKDGKSESHVNNPDEIDIDIDDENDNDAEIEEDVPIEKQTIPSQVFGNLKAVQGEED
- the Rtc1 gene encoding probable RNA 3'-terminal phosphate cyclase-like protein — its product is MPAKIKNKILIYEGSNYLRYRLLLSTLSGKAVKIINIRTKNDDPGLKEYEISFIHLLDKMTNGTKIELNETGTSIYYNPGLLNGGELEHDCSLQRGIGYYLEAVMILAPFCKNPIDLKLRGVTNNTIDPSVDRIQTAGIPILKRFLAGDNEIVLTIRKRGVAPLGGGEVQFKCPISRNLKTIQLEDSGMVKRIRGTACSIRVSPAIANRIVESAKSVLLKFLPDVYIYADHCKKSTSGKSPGFGITLTAETTKEVFFSGQAFSPLMTTGSLPCVPEDLGKEAAMKLLDEIFRNGCIDSAFQSMTAAFMALGKKDICKVIIGPLTPAMIQFLRDLRDFFGVTFKIEQIKEGEDETQVRLTCLGIGYTNISKRTM
- the Fand gene encoding pre-mRNA-splicing factor syf1 homolog isoform X2 → MHKMPRIWMDYCTLMTEECYITRTRQVFDRSLRALPITQHHRIWPLYIHFLKKHNVYETAVRVFRRYLKLAPEDTEEYIEYLISIERLDEAAVKLAQIVNQDDFVSKHGKSNHQLWNELCDLISKNPSKIKSLNVDAIIRGGLRRYTDQLGPLWNSLADYYVRSGLFERARDIYEEAIQTVTTVRDFTQVFDAYAQFEELSLKKLIEEAARNPTEEDDIKLELRLARLEHLMERRLLLLNSVLLRQNPHNVAEWHKRVKLYEGQPHEIINTYTEAVQTVQPQLAVGKLHTLWVAFGKFYEENGQIEDARVVFEKATHVPYTKVDDLASVWCEWAEMEIRHGNCKEALKLMHRATTMPARKVAYHDEAETVQMRLYKSLKVWSMYADLEESFGTFKTCKAVYDKIIDLKIATPQIIINYALFLEENNYFEEAFRAYEKGIALFKWPNVYDIWNTYLTKFLKRYGGTKLERTRDLFEQCLEHCPPKYAKALYLLYAKLEEEHGLARHAMSVYERATNAVLPEERFDMFNIYIKKAADIYGVPKTRQIYEKAIEVLNDENTREMCLRFAEMETKLGEVDRARAIYAHCSQICDPRVTSNFWQIWKEFEVRHGNEDTMREMLRIKRSVQAMYNTQVNMMSAQMLNNASNQVSDVPMDAMRLLDSKITSSTDKAADIKEGIKFVRGVTEKDGKSESHVNNPDEIDIDIDDENDNDAEIEEDVPIEKQTIPSQVFGNLKAVQGEED